The DNA region AACCAAAAAAAGTACAGCAATCAGATAGAATCTAACATCTAGCTTTTCTCTTGCATCACCAAATGTTGGGAACCCACATTCAAATGTTTCACCCTTTGTTTCTCCTGGATTGTTCGCGCCAACAATAGTAGACAATACCTTACCCACTATTGCAAAAGCGGCACCCAAACCAAAGGCAATAATAAGAAATATCAAAATTGGAGCAAATTGCTCATAAACACTAATAACCATAGAAGGATTTTATAAATATAATTAGTAAGCCAATGATAGCATAATTAACCCCCAAGTACAAAGCTAGAAGAGTATTTACAGCAGATGTATCATTAAAAGATTCAGGCAACACATTAACTTAATATATAATTCACAAAATACTAACTTATGGCTAAAATAACTCTATTAATAACATTTTAACCAAATACGCTACCTAAAATACGTTTTAATATTTGCATTAATGGTAAGAACTATGTCAAAATTCATTCTAAGAAATAGTCAAAGTCAGAAAAGTAAAAAATGAATTCTAAAAATTTTGATCTAAAAAAGTTTGGCTTTAAAGTCACCCAGCCTCGTTTGGAAATATTAAAACTATTTGAAGAAAATCTTGATAAGCACTTTAGTACCGATGATATATTTTCTGAACTTAAATCTCAAGGAAGTGGTACAGGCATCGCAACTGTATATAGAGTTCTTGGACAGTTTGAATCAGCTGGAATAATAAGTCGGCTTAAGTTAGACAATGATCAAGTTATGTATGAACTAAATCAAGGAAGTCATCATGATCACATAATATGTATCGAATGCAATGAAATTCAAGAGTTCTACAATGAAGAAATAGAAAAACTTCAAAAACAAATCGCTGCATCATTTGGCGCAGAGTTAATAGATCATAGTTTAAACCTTTATACCAAATGTAAATCTTGCAGGAAAAAATGATTTTCGTTTGATTTGTTTAAAATAACTCCTTATACACTTTTTCTAAGAAGTTATCATTGTCACTTAATAAATATAAACTTTTTCCAGTAGCACCATACCCTGACAGTTTAACATTTAAAGAGCCTAATCTATCTAAAATATTACTTAACAGTCGTGGTATTTTATCCAAACTATTCCCAACGACTGTTGTTAAAAATAAATTATGCTCTAAAGTTATTTCCACCTCTTTTAATTGCGCTAAATCTTTAAGTATTAATTTCTCTATGACACTATCAGGCTGAGTAATAACAAAAGAAAAAATTATCTTTGTTAAGTTTACTATATCTACCTTTACATCATATTTTTTTTAAGACTAAAAATACTTGATCAATTAGTCCTGCTACATTCTGATTCAGAGATTTCACATTGATTAAAGTTTGTTTTCCTCGTTCAGTAATAGCCTTAATCATACTTCTTTTATCACTTTTACCATTATCTATATATGTACCTCCTTTTTCAGGACAAAAGGTAGAGCCAACAAATACTTTTGTATTACTTCTCAGTACAGGAAATAGTGTATCAGGATGCAGAACTTTTGCACCAAAACTAGCCAATTCAATAGCCTCTTCAAAATTTATCCTTTCTATTATCTGTGATTTAGGTACAAGCTTTGGATCTGCTTGGTAAATACCTGTGACATCTGTCCAAATATACAACATATGTGCTTTGATAGCTTCAGCTACAAGAGCCGCTGAATAATCACTTCCACCTCTACCCAAAACGGTTGTCTCGCTCTTACTATTTGAACTAACAAAACCTTCAAGGACAAGTATTTTACTGGTATTTTCTAGATATTTTTTTGCTTGGCTAGCAATATCTTCAATAACTGGTCTTGCTTTAATATAACAGCCCTGTGTTTTTATAATTTTTTTCGCATCAATATATTCTTAATCTATATTATTTTTCTTCAAAATTTGATTAAAAACATACGCCGAAACTCTCTCACCAAAAGCCAGTATCGGCGCATGTAATTTTAGATTTTTTGATCTAGATTGGTACAGCATCTGACACAGAACATCTAGCTCATTAAATAAAGAGTTTATATAGCAATCTACGCTGCCAACATAGTCAACTAATGGATCTACAATATCATGTAATTTCAAAATGATTTCTCTATAATTACTGGCACCACTATTTAAAAGTTTCTCAAGCAAATCAGTAACTCCTGCCTGAGCGCTTACCACAATAATTCCTATATCATTATTTTTTTACTATATTCACGCATTTTTGTATTGCAGAAACATTTCCTACACTGGTTCCTCCAAACTTTGCAACATTAGTCTTTTTTTTCATAAGATTATTTTTTTGTAATTAATGATTGCATTTAAATATATTCTAAATGATAATGATTATCAATGCTAATTAAAGTGATATTCACATGAGCCTCCTTATTCAACAATTAATGCTAAAAAATCAATCTGACTGGGAATCAAATGCTAGAAGCTACCCGAGAAAGAATCCACTTGTAATAAAAAAAGCTCGTGGAATCTACCTAACAGACATACAAGGAAAAGATTATATAGATTGCTTAGCAGGGGCTGGGAGCATAGCTCTCGGCCATAATCACCCAGAAATCACAAAAGCTATACTTACAACAGTTGATAGAGAAACCCCTATACACACACTAGATTTACTTACTGAAGAAAAACATAGTTTTATGGATCAATTATTAAATAGCTTACCACCTTCTTACCATGATAAAACAAAAATTCAATTTTGTAGTCCTAGTGGATCTGATGCAGTAGAAGCTGCTATAAAATTATGTAAAATCACAACTAGTAAAGAAAACATTATTGCTTTTCATGGCGCCTATCACGGTATGACTCAGGGCACTCTCTCTCTAATGGGGAACCTAGAACCAAAAGAAAATGTTGGTGGACTTACTCCCTACACGCATTTTCTTCCTTATCCATACTCTTATCGTTGCCCTTTTGGATTAAAAGATGAACAAAGTATTGATGTAAATATACAAATGATCTCTCGCCTATTAAAAGATCCTGAAAGTGGTATAAAAAAACCTGCAGCTATTATATTAGAGCCAATTCAAGGTGAAGGAGGTGTAATCCCTGCTCCAGTAAAATGGTTAAAAGCTATAAGAAAACTTACTAAAGAACTAGATATTCCTCTAATTGTTGATGAGGTTCAGTGTGGAATAGGTAGAACAGGGTACTTATATGCTTTTGAGAAATCTGGAATTTATCCAGATGTCATAGTTCTATCAAAGGCACTCGGAGGCGGTCTTCCAATATCTGTAATTCTGTATAAAAGCTACTTAGATACATGGAAACCTGGAGCTCATACAGGGACATTTCGAGGCAATGTTTTAGCTATGGCTGCTGGTAGTGTTGTTCTAAATAAAGTTAATAATCCCAAATTTTTGAAACAAGTAAGTAAAAATGGTAAATATTTTTTGGATAGATTAAATGAGCTAAAAACCAAATATAACATCATAGGTGATGTTCGTGGTGAAGGATTAATGATAGGTATGGAAATAGTCAATACTGCATTTAAACCTGACATTATTGGGAGTTTACCAGCAGATGGAGAAAGAGCCCTAAAAATCAAGAAAGCTTGCTTTGATAAAAACTTAATCGTTGAACTTGGAGGGCGTTTTGGAGGAACTATTAGGTTCTTACCTCCTCTAACTATAACTGAAGAGCAAATTGATCAAGTAGTAGAAATATTAGAAAGCTCTATTAAGGAGAATATATGAGTTTAAACCTTAATAAGTATTTCTTAAATAACTCTAATGAAAGTATTAATTTATATAAGCGTAGCGTACAAGATGCTTTAGAAGTAATTACAGATCAGCTAAAGAATATAGTTAATCAGTTCAAAATAAATGAGCAACCTCAAAAACTAAATAGCATTATAAAAAATCAATTAAGTGATATTTTTAAAAATTCTCTAAATATAAATTCTCCTGCATCAATGGCACACCTACATTGTCCTGTAATGACACCGTCATTAATTGCTGAAGTATTTATTTCATCACTAAATCAATCCATGGACTCTTGGGATCAAAGTCCTACTGCTACCTATATTGAGCAAAACATTACCGACTGGCTAAACTCACTAATCTATAAAGATAGTACAAAATCAGATGGTATATTTACAAGTGGTGGAACACAATCAAACTTAATGGGGCTACTTTTAGCTAGAGATCACTTCTGCGAAAATATCCTAAAGCATAAAGTAGTAGACTTCGGTTTGCCAGATATTGCTAACAAGTTTCGGATATTATGCACAGAGAAAACACACTTTTCTGTGCATAAGTCTCTATCTATATTAGGGTTGGGCAAAAACTCTATTGAGCTAATAAAAACGGGTAATAACCTCCAACTAGATACACAGGATTTAATATTAAAAATAGCTAAACTTAAAACGCAGAACTTAATACCTATATGCATAGTTACGACAGTTGGCGATACTGATTTTGGCTGTATTGACAATATTAAAGAAATAGCGAAAATTGCTAATAAAAACAATATCTGGCTTCATGCAGATGCCGCTGTTGGCGGAGCGTTAATATTATCTGATAAATATAAACATCGACTTAACGGCTTAGAATTAGCTAATTCTATAACCGTTGATTTTCATAAGCTTTTTTTTCAACCCATTAGCTGTGGTGCTTTTTTTTGTAAAGATAAATTAAGCTTTGAACTTCTTAATTACCATGCAGAGTATCTTAATCCAGAAAAAGATGGCTTTGATTGTTTAAATTTAGTAGATAAATCAATTCAAACAACACGTAGATTTGACGCTCTTAAGATTTTTATATCTTTACAGTGTAGTGGCACAAATTTATTTTCAAAATGGATTAATTACATTATTGAGACAACTATAGAAACTATCAAATCAATAAGTAATAATGACAATTTACAACTAGCATATAAAAAGTATCAACACCTTGATAATTGCCTTAATACTGTTGTCTTTAGATATTTCTATAATAGCTTAAATTTAGCTGATCTAAATTCTATTAATAGTAAGATCCATAAGCTTATATTTCATAGCGGTAATTTTGTTATTGCACAAACAAAAATTAATAAAAATATCTATTTAAAGATTACTCTAGTCAACCCAATGATCACACAAGAATTAATTAATGACTGCATTAGCCAAATAAAAACACATGGCAATTTACTCAAAAACCAAATAGAGGTAAATAAAAATGATTAAATACGCCAATGAAATAACACTAAAGAATTTTCTTAACTGCTACTATCGTGAATTTAATGATTACAGCTTAAATAAAAACTTAGACAATGGATATCAATTTAGCATAAATTTGGACTCTATAAAATCCAGGTTTGAAATCTCAGTAAAAATTTCTCCAATACTAAAATCACCAATATGGCAACTCCCTTGTTATCTGATTAAGCAAGAAGAGAAGTTAAAATTAGACCCTCTTGAAGCAGTGCTTTTAATTACTAAGAAATTAAATGGGAAAAAAGATCTTATAGACAGAATAGCAGATTCCACAATGAATATTACTTCTATATTACAAAATAGAAAACATAAACTTGATGAGTTTTTTGGTTGCCAAAGCTCTTTCATTGCAAATGAGCAAAACCTAATAAGAGGACATAGACTACAACCTGACCCTAAAAGTAGAAAAGGTTTTTCAAAAAGCGAATTTATCAAATATTCTCCTGAAACAAATGGAAAGTTACAACTTCACTATATGTACGTTGATAAAAATATATTAGAGACATGCTCTCTACTTAATAAAAATGTTAATGATATTTTTTTAAGCTTTTTAGAGAAAGAAAATATTCTAATAAAACAAAATAAGAACTATCAGCTTTTTACGCTACACCCTTGGCAAGCCAGTTATTTAGCACAACAAGATGAAATAAAAAAATATAAGGCTGAAAATAAAATTATTGATATTGGTATTATGGGGCCATGGTTTTATCCAACTACATCAGTTAGGACTTTATATTCACCAAAATTTGATATCATGTTAAAGTTTTCACTAAGTATTGCTATCACAAATTCAGTCAGGATAAACTTAGCTAAAGAATGTAGCCGAAGCCTATCTGTTCATAGATTATATAATGAGCATTTGAAACCTATCTTAAATAAAAAGTTTCCATACTTTAGTTTAATTACAGATCCGGCTTTCTCAGCAATCAAAGTTAATAATAAAATTTTTGATCCAAGCATATGTATTATTCGTGATGCAAGTTTTAATCCACAAGATGATATTGCATGCATTGCTAGCTTAACTGAGCCTAACCCATTTAACGAAAGAACTCGTATTATCTCGCTAATTCAATACTTTAGTGTGCATAATAATGCCCCTACTTATGATGCTGCTATTTACTGGTTTGAAACATATTTATCTGTAGCTGTTACTCCCATACTTTGGTTATACTCAAAATATGGCATTGCTCTAGAAGCCCATCAACAAAACTTACTGGTTAAATTAGAGCATGGTTTACCTGTTGAAAGTTACTATCGTGATAGCCAAGGATATTATTATATAAAAGATCATCCTGAGCTTAATAAAGCTAACTTTGGAGATATTAGTGATTTATGTGAAGGATCTCAGGAATTTATAGATCATCATTTCTGCTATTATTTTATAGTTAATCAGCTAATCTCTGTTATAGAAGCTGTAGCTAACACAGGCTATATTAGCGAGAGAGATTTGATAAAAATAACCATCGCTTTTTTAGAAGGCTTTTTAGATAAATATCAAACGTGTAATAAATTCATAAAAAAAATTCTAAATCTAGGACAGTTTCCACTAAAAGCTAATTTACATACAAGGCTTAATGGTCTTGATGAATTACAAGCACCTTTAACAAGCCAATCAATTTATGTTAACACTAATAATCCTTTTAAGGAGATTGTATGAAAATTTATGATGTTATTGGAATAGGTATAGGCCCGTTCAACTTGGGGTTAGCGGCTCTTTTAAACGATGAATCTCTAGAGAGTATTTTTTTTGATAAAAAAGAAGATTTTAACTGGTACCCAGGATTAATGATGAGTTGGACTACGCTACAAGTACCATTCTTAGCAGATTTAGTAACCATGGCTGACCCAACTAGTAAATTTACTTTTCTAAATTACTTAAATAAGCAAAACCGCATTTATAAGTTTTACTTTAAAGAAAATTTTTTTATTCCAAGACAATAATATAATGATTACTGCTCATGGGTTGCTAAAAATTGTAACTCTTGCAAATTTGGTTATGAAGTTACAAATATAGAATACCTAAAAGAATCTAATCATGAATTCTGGAATGTAACGGTTAAAGATAAATATGGTAATGAAAAAAAATATTTAACAAAAAATATTGTGCTAGGATTAGGAACAATACCTAGACTACCCTCTCATATATCCAATACAAAAAATATCCATCATAGTAGTGAATATATCAATATAAAAAATGAAATTCTAAAAGATAAACATCTAACTCTAGTAGGCTCTGGCCAAAGCGCTGGTGAGATATTTTTATATTTAATGAAATCAAAAAAGGATTCGACAAAAATCACTTGGGTAACTAGAAGTAAAGGCTTTTTTCCTATGGAGTATTCTAAGCTTGGACTAGAATATTTTTAACCTGACTATACTGATTATTTTTATAATCTCCCTAATATAAAAAAGCCAAAGCTTATAAAAGAACAAAGCTTATTATATAAAGGTATAAGTGCCAAAACTATATCTGATATTTATGACGCCCTCTATGAAGAAACAATACAAAATAAAAATAGCGTCGAACTTATTGCAAATAGTGAATTAATAACAGTAAATGATAACAGTAAGCTTTATTGTTCTTTCTATCATAACCAACAAAACAAAGATTTTTTAATCAAGACAGAGAGGGTTATTGCAGCAACTGGATATAAGACAGATATAGACAAAACTATTACAAATATAAATAAATTCATTAAGCGTGATGAGAATAATCAACTCAATATAACAAGAGATTACAAACTGGTAACTCAAGGAACAAATCTAAATATCTTTGTCCAAAATGCTGAAATGCATACCCATGGTGTTGGCACACCTGACTTAGGACTAGGTGCATATAGAAATACTATAATAGCTAATAAACTTCTTAATGAAGAAGTTTATCGCATTCCATCAAATTATATTTTCTCAAGCTTTGGAATACCAAAAAAATATTAGGAGATTATATCTATGAATAATAAAGTAAATCACTATAAAATAGCTAGCACAAATCTATTAGAAAAAATAATTTCTGAGTTTAGTTATGAGGGAATTTTTAGTCTAGTTCAAAAGGATATAGATCAAGAATTTTATACTCTAGAAATTAATTCTTCTTTATATTATAAATTTAAAGCTTCTAAAAGAATTTATGGAAATCTTATTATCCATAAAAATTCTGTCACAAGATACGAAAAGAATAACCATGAGATTGCTAATGATGCTATAAAACTTATTATAGATACATTACCTATTACAAAAATAAACCCTACAACAACTGCTCACTTTATAAAAGAGCTTAATAATACTATATATGCAGATATTGCTATATTAGATAAAAATAAACCCTCTGCCAAAGATATATATAAACTTCCTTATGCATATATAGAAGGTAATATGATAGGCCACCCATGGTTTGTAATAAACAAAGGACGTATTGGTTTTAATGCCTCAGACTATGCGAACTACGCTCCTGAAATGCAAAAAATCATAAACCTATCCTGGATAGCTATAAATAAAAATTTAGTGACTTTCTCATGCGTATCAAATCTAGACTACTCACAGATAATAAATAAAGAGATCAATTTAGAAACTTTGGAAAGTTTTAATAAAATGATTAGTATGAATGATAAAAACCCTAATGATTTTTATATTTTACCTGTTCACCCATGGCAATGGAAAAATGCCATAATGCAACAGCTTGCTAAATACATTGCTGATAAAGATATTATATTTCTTGGTAAATTACCAGACCAATACTTAGCAATGCAATCAATAAGAACTATGTCAAACATATCTCACCCAGAAAAATATAGTATAAAACTACCTCTAAACATATTAAACACGGCCGTTTATAGAGGACTTCCAGAAAATCAAACAATTAATGCAATTTCATACCGAATTAGCTAGCAGAAA from Francisella halioticida includes:
- the ndhC gene encoding NADH-quinone oxidoreductase subunit A, translated to MVISVYEQFAPILIFLIIAFGLGAAFAIVGKVLSTIVGANNPGETKGETFECGFPTFGDAREKLDVRFYLIAVLFLVFDLELAFIIPWGINLRASAGHPAISGHAFVAMIIFLAVLFLGLIYAWKKGALEWE
- a CDS encoding Fur family transcriptional regulator, which translates into the protein MNSKNFDLKKFGFKVTQPRLEILKLFEENLDKHFSTDDIFSELKSQGSGTGIATVYRVLGQFESAGIISRLKLDNDQVMYELNQGSHHDHIICIECNEIQEFYNEEIEKLQKQIAASFGAELIDHSLNLYTKCKSCRKK
- a CDS encoding diaminobutyrate--2-oxoglutarate transaminase family protein, which encodes MLKNQSDWESNARSYPRKNPLVIKKARGIYLTDIQGKDYIDCLAGAGSIALGHNHPEITKAILTTVDRETPIHTLDLLTEEKHSFMDQLLNSLPPSYHDKTKIQFCSPSGSDAVEAAIKLCKITTSKENIIAFHGAYHGMTQGTLSLMGNLEPKENVGGLTPYTHFLPYPYSYRCPFGLKDEQSIDVNIQMISRLLKDPESGIKKPAAIILEPIQGEGGVIPAPVKWLKAIRKLTKELDIPLIVDEVQCGIGRTGYLYAFEKSGIYPDVIVLSKALGGGLPISVILYKSYLDTWKPGAHTGTFRGNVLAMAAGSVVLNKVNNPKFLKQVSKNGKYFLDRLNELKTKYNIIGDVRGEGLMIGMEIVNTAFKPDIIGSLPADGERALKIKKACFDKNLIVELGGRFGGTIRFLPPLTITEEQIDQVVEILESSIKENI
- a CDS encoding pyridoxal phosphate-dependent decarboxylase family protein; the encoded protein is MSLNLNKYFLNNSNESINLYKRSVQDALEVITDQLKNIVNQFKINEQPQKLNSIIKNQLSDIFKNSLNINSPASMAHLHCPVMTPSLIAEVFISSLNQSMDSWDQSPTATYIEQNITDWLNSLIYKDSTKSDGIFTSGGTQSNLMGLLLARDHFCENILKHKVVDFGLPDIANKFRILCTEKTHFSVHKSLSILGLGKNSIELIKTGNNLQLDTQDLILKIAKLKTQNLIPICIVTTVGDTDFGCIDNIKEIAKIANKNNIWLHADAAVGGALILSDKYKHRLNGLELANSITVDFHKLFFQPISCGAFFCKDKLSFELLNYHAEYLNPEKDGFDCLNLVDKSIQTTRRFDALKIFISLQCSGTNLFSKWINYIIETTIETIKSISNNDNLQLAYKKYQHLDNCLNTVVFRYFYNSLNLADLNSINSKIHKLIFHSGNFVIAQTKINKNIYLKITLVNPMITQELINDCISQIKTHGNLLKNQIEVNKND
- a CDS encoding IucA/IucC family protein, producing MIKYANEITLKNFLNCYYREFNDYSLNKNLDNGYQFSINLDSIKSRFEISVKISPILKSPIWQLPCYLIKQEEKLKLDPLEAVLLITKKLNGKKDLIDRIADSTMNITSILQNRKHKLDEFFGCQSSFIANEQNLIRGHRLQPDPKSRKGFSKSEFIKYSPETNGKLQLHYMYVDKNILETCSLLNKNVNDIFLSFLEKENILIKQNKNYQLFTLHPWQASYLAQQDEIKKYKAENKIIDIGIMGPWFYPTTSVRTLYSPKFDIMLKFSLSIAITNSVRINLAKECSRSLSVHRLYNEHLKPILNKKFPYFSLITDPAFSAIKVNNKIFDPSICIIRDASFNPQDDIACIASLTEPNPFNERTRIISLIQYFSVHNNAPTYDAAIYWFETYLSVAVTPILWLYSKYGIALEAHQQNLLVKLEHGLPVESYYRDSQGYYYIKDHPELNKANFGDISDLCEGSQEFIDHHFCYYFIVNQLISVIEAVANTGYISERDLIKITIAFLEGFLDKYQTCNKFIKKILNLGQFPLKANLHTRLNGLDELQAPLTSQSIYVNTNNPFKEIV
- a CDS encoding IucA/IucC family protein, with product MNNKVNHYKIASTNLLEKIISEFSYEGIFSLVQKDIDQEFYTLEINSSLYYKFKASKRIYGNLIIHKNSVTRYEKNNHEIANDAIKLIIDTLPITKINPTTTAHFIKELNNTIYADIAILDKNKPSAKDIYKLPYAYIEGNMIGHPWFVINKGRIGFNASDYANYAPEMQKIINLSWIAINKNLVTFSCVSNLDYSQIINKEINLETLESFNKMISMNDKNPNDFYILPVHPWQWKNAIMQQLAKYIADKDIIFLGKLPDQYLAMQSIRTMSNISHPEKYSIKLPLNILNTAVYRGLPENQTINAISYRIS